The following are from one region of the Bacteroidota bacterium genome:
- the nusB gene encoding transcription antitermination factor NusB has translation MLNRRYLRIKAMQALYGYFQSGDNDMPRGERELLRSVDRTYELYIYLLLMFAELHRQAVNLIEDNRNKHLKTAEDINPNMRFVNNKVIAQLLNHPGLKREAESRKLGWQRDEDMDLARKIWSKVRNWDGYKVYMTSPEGDYTADVEFLLDVFKRFIADDDEVEHYLEEQNMHWPGDLNMAVAPAMIRTLESGREDKNPELAPLFKDTDEDRRFVIDLYRKTIIENDNYEKRIAEKTTNWEVDRIALMDVILMKMALVELQYFQSIPVKVTLNEYIEVSKTYSTPRSKQFINGILDKLVADFKAEGLLVKSGRGLME, from the coding sequence ATGCTGAACAGGCGTTATTTACGCATTAAAGCCATGCAGGCGTTGTATGGTTACTTCCAGTCGGGCGACAATGATATGCCGCGTGGCGAACGGGAACTGCTGCGCAGTGTTGACCGCACCTACGAGCTTTATATTTATCTGCTGCTCATGTTTGCCGAGTTGCATCGTCAGGCAGTGAATCTTATCGAAGACAACCGTAACAAACACCTTAAAACGGCCGAAGACATTAACCCCAACATGCGCTTTGTAAACAATAAGGTAATTGCGCAACTACTCAATCATCCCGGCCTGAAACGCGAAGCCGAATCACGTAAATTAGGCTGGCAGCGGGATGAAGATATGGATCTTGCCCGCAAAATCTGGAGCAAGGTACGTAACTGGGACGGCTACAAAGTATATATGACCAGCCCCGAAGGCGATTACACCGCCGATGTGGAGTTTTTGCTTGATGTATTCAAACGCTTTATTGCCGACGACGATGAGGTGGAGCATTACCTTGAAGAGCAAAATATGCACTGGCCCGGCGATTTGAACATGGCTGTGGCACCCGCCATGATCCGTACCCTCGAATCGGGCCGCGAAGATAAAAACCCCGAGCTGGCCCCGCTGTTTAAGGATACCGACGAAGACCGACGTTTTGTAATTGATCTCTACCGTAAAACCATTATCGAAAACGACAATTACGAAAAACGCATTGCTGAGAAAACAACCAACTGGGAGGTTGACCGCATTGCCCTGATGGACGTGATTCTGATGAAAATGGCACTGGTGGAACTGCAGTACTTTCAAAGCATTCCGGTGAAAGTAACCCTTAATGAATACATCGAAGTGTCGAAAACCTACAGCACGCCCCGCAGCAAACAGTTTATTAATGGTATTCTGGATAAACTGGTGGCCGATTTTAAAGCCGAAGGGTTATTGGTAAAATCGGGCAGGGGATTAATGGAATAA
- the yajC gene encoding preprotein translocase subunit YajC, which yields MNFSSILLQAAAPAPAQGTNGNASLINILMIVGIVVVFYFFMIRPQQKKAKEQKKLMEELQKGDKVVTIGGIIGKIVEYGDDTDFVIETEGGTRLRMLKSAISMDQTRALSGGGEKKA from the coding sequence ATGAATTTTTCATCAATTCTGCTTCAGGCCGCAGCACCGGCACCGGCTCAGGGAACAAACGGCAATGCCAGCCTTATCAATATCCTAATGATTGTGGGTATTGTAGTGGTATTTTACTTTTTCATGATCCGTCCGCAACAGAAGAAAGCCAAAGAGCAGAAGAAGCTCATGGAAGAACTTCAGAAGGGCGATAAAGTAGTGACCATTGGCGGCATCATTGGCAAAATTGTGGAGTATGGTGATGATACCGATTTTGTAATTGAAACCGAAGGTGGCACCCGTTTGCGTATGCTTAAGTCGGCCATTTCGATGGATCAGACCCGCGCACTGAGTGGTGGCGGCGAGAAAAAAGCATAA
- a CDS encoding YbbR-like domain-containing protein → MTIKGLFRRGDSEGQKPLLSRRVSTLLVCLLLSGMAWLLQALSKEYSMMQRVAVTYINLPSDRLLSNQLPDSVDAEIRGSGFTLLTLKLGRSPGVLELDVRTARQNRRGDLALLTNISSLRLRSSFGRGAKVVHVFPDTIALSFSARVSRKVPVRAVVSATPAPLFQLADSIQCEPAWVLISGSAEMVNSIRVINTEPRVYTNLERDVNELVPLVLNGTARQLTVSPAAVKVHVKVGQFTEGRFSIPVTAVNTPPGATLKTIPDKVDVVFLVPLSEYSRITPDQFRVVADYKNISSTRSTVPLTVVRRPVFVRNLRTEPERVEYIIQN, encoded by the coding sequence GTGACCATCAAAGGACTATTCCGGCGCGGCGATTCAGAAGGGCAGAAGCCCCTGCTGAGTCGCCGCGTTTCTACTTTGCTGGTGTGTTTGCTGCTTTCGGGCATGGCCTGGCTGCTTCAGGCTTTGTCCAAAGAATATTCAATGATGCAGCGTGTGGCGGTTACCTACATCAATCTGCCCTCTGATCGTTTGTTGAGTAATCAGCTTCCTGATTCGGTGGATGCCGAGATCCGGGGAAGTGGCTTTACACTGCTTACACTCAAACTTGGGCGCAGCCCCGGAGTGCTTGAGCTTGATGTACGCACCGCACGCCAGAACCGTCGCGGCGATCTGGCATTGCTAACCAACATCAGCAGCCTGCGTTTGCGCAGCAGTTTTGGCCGGGGCGCCAAAGTGGTACATGTATTTCCCGATACGATTGCGCTTAGCTTTTCGGCTCGTGTATCGCGCAAAGTGCCTGTGCGTGCTGTGGTTTCAGCCACACCAGCTCCGCTTTTTCAGCTGGCCGACAGCATTCAGTGTGAGCCGGCCTGGGTACTCATCAGCGGTTCGGCCGAAATGGTTAATTCCATTCGTGTGATCAACACTGAACCGCGCGTGTACACGAATCTGGAGCGTGATGTGAATGAACTGGTACCGCTTGTGCTGAATGGTACAGCGCGGCAACTCACAGTTTCGCCTGCAGCAGTAAAAGTGCATGTAAAAGTGGGGCAGTTTACCGAAGGTCGTTTCAGCATACCTGTTACCGCCGTAAACACACCTCCCGGTGCCACACTCAAAACCATTCCGGATAAAGTTGATGTGGTTTTCCTTGTGCCCCTCAGCGAATACAGCCGCATTACCCCCGATCAGTTCCGCGTAGTGGCTGATTACAAAAACATAAGCAGCACACGTTCTACAGTGCCGCTTACCGTTGTGCGCCGTCCTGTATTTGTACGCAATCTCCGCACCGAGCCTGAACGGGTGGAGTACATTATTCAGAACTAG
- a CDS encoding GyrI-like domain-containing protein — protein MNNIIHSPAKNYLLSSHTITFNELSQTGAKAVDALYAELGKRGLQRAGNIEFIYHNFSQEKPFLLEIAIPVTEETETENGEFKLVKRNEFRNLNHIHIGSMESMMQVYDGIFAEIGSKGLPYNGEVREVYLKFNGPDAADNVTEIQIGLN, from the coding sequence ATGAACAACATCATTCATTCACCCGCAAAAAATTACCTGCTATCATCTCACACCATTACCTTCAATGAGCTTTCGCAAACCGGTGCAAAAGCGGTGGATGCATTGTATGCCGAACTCGGCAAACGTGGCCTGCAACGTGCGGGAAATATTGAATTTATCTACCACAATTTTTCACAGGAGAAGCCCTTTTTGCTGGAAATAGCCATTCCTGTAACCGAAGAAACGGAAACAGAAAATGGCGAATTTAAACTTGTAAAGCGCAATGAGTTCCGCAACCTCAACCACATACATATCGGAAGCATGGAAAGTATGATGCAGGTTTACGATGGCATTTTTGCCGAAATTGGCAGCAAAGGACTTCCCTACAACGGCGAGGTGCGCGAGGTTTACCTTAAATTTAACGGCCCCGATGCAGCTGATAATGTAACCGAAATTCAAATCGGGCTTAATTAA
- a CDS encoding Glu/Leu/Phe/Val dehydrogenase produces MLTANETKIATGPLSQMSVFDHEQVVFCNDNATGLRSIIAIHNTTLGPALGGTRMWAYANESDALTDVLRLSRGMTYKAAVTGLNLGGGKAVIIGDARKDKNEALMRRFGKFVDSLGGKYITAEDVGISTKDMEYVHMETKHVSGIPPALGGSGDPSPVTARGVYMGMKAAAKEMWGSDSLAGKKVAVQGVGHVGSVLVDFLVKEGAKVWICDIYEDRLAAVKNSHASVEIVSGDQLFDLDMDIYAPCALGATVNDETLSRLKCSVICGAANNQLADEAVHGKIVMEKGIVYAPDYVVNAGGLINVYSEVVGFGRDYALTLADKIYDNTAAVFALAKAEKIPAYMAANRMAEQRIAAMAALRTRR; encoded by the coding sequence ATGCTCACAGCAAACGAGACAAAAATTGCTACCGGCCCGCTCAGCCAGATGTCGGTATTCGACCACGAACAGGTGGTTTTCTGCAACGACAACGCAACCGGACTCCGCTCCATCATTGCCATACACAACACCACACTGGGGCCCGCATTAGGTGGTACCCGTATGTGGGCCTATGCCAATGAAAGCGATGCGCTTACCGACGTGCTTCGTCTTTCGCGCGGAATGACTTACAAGGCAGCTGTTACAGGTCTTAACCTGGGCGGTGGCAAAGCTGTAATTATTGGCGATGCACGCAAAGACAAGAACGAAGCCCTGATGCGCCGTTTCGGCAAATTTGTGGACAGCCTCGGCGGCAAGTATATTACCGCTGAAGATGTGGGAATCAGCACCAAAGACATGGAGTATGTACACATGGAAACCAAACATGTGTCTGGTATTCCGCCCGCGCTGGGTGGCAGCGGCGATCCTTCGCCCGTAACTGCGCGTGGTGTGTATATGGGCATGAAAGCAGCAGCGAAGGAAATGTGGGGATCAGACAGTCTGGCCGGCAAGAAAGTAGCCGTGCAGGGCGTAGGCCATGTGGGTTCGGTGCTGGTTGATTTTCTGGTGAAAGAAGGTGCCAAAGTATGGATCTGCGACATTTACGAAGACCGCCTGGCAGCTGTGAAGAATTCGCATGCTTCGGTAGAAATTGTAAGTGGTGATCAGCTTTTTGATCTTGATATGGATATTTACGCGCCCTGCGCACTGGGTGCTACCGTAAACGACGAAACACTTTCGCGTTTGAAGTGCTCGGTAATTTGCGGTGCAGCAAACAACCAGCTTGCCGACGAAGCCGTGCATGGCAAAATTGTAATGGAAAAAGGCATTGTGTATGCACCCGATTATGTGGTGAATGCAGGCGGACTGATCAACGTATATTCTGAAGTGGTAGGTTTTGGCCGTGATTACGCGCTTACACTTGCCGATAAAATTTACGACAATACCGCAGCCGTGTTTGCGCTTGCCAAAGCCGAGAAAATACCTGCCTACATGGCTGCCAACCGTATGGCAGAGCAACGCATTGCGGCTATGGCTGCACTGCGTACACGCCGTTAA
- a CDS encoding YafY family transcriptional regulator: protein MNKVERLQAILHVIQTKRTVRAEDLAVRFNVHIRTIYRDVNALIEAGLPIGAEAGRGYFILEGHYLPPVMFTKDEAFSLLLAGKFLRRRTTERFQKAFDTASEKIRAQLRGELKDEWAVLDERISVDAFASAPIPPGNDLHLDAVNNALAKNGVLYLRYKTATEAESRRQAEPVGLLYYANVWHLIAWCRLRKDYRDFRLDRIMEIELLNETFDPDKRLSISAYVTQQQRTDQWTEAKLFISETMYGYMQNSRYSMGYVSDVKVQGGYEVLFTVTSVNYFSRWLLMMGAHVQVIEPAWLEDEIKKHVAILAEKYL from the coding sequence ATGAATAAAGTAGAGCGGCTTCAGGCCATTTTACATGTGATACAAACCAAACGCACGGTGAGAGCTGAAGATCTCGCCGTGCGTTTCAATGTGCATATACGTACGATTTACCGCGATGTAAATGCACTGATTGAAGCCGGACTACCCATTGGTGCAGAAGCCGGACGCGGCTACTTTATTCTCGAAGGCCATTATCTGCCGCCTGTGATGTTTACAAAAGACGAAGCTTTTTCGCTGCTGCTTGCAGGGAAATTTTTACGCCGCCGCACCACCGAACGCTTTCAGAAAGCGTTTGATACAGCCAGCGAAAAAATACGCGCCCAGCTGCGCGGCGAACTGAAAGACGAATGGGCCGTACTTGATGAACGCATCAGCGTGGATGCATTCGCCTCTGCTCCTATTCCGCCTGGCAACGACCTGCATCTTGATGCGGTAAATAATGCTCTTGCCAAAAACGGCGTGCTGTATTTACGCTATAAAACCGCTACAGAAGCCGAAAGCCGCCGCCAGGCCGAACCCGTAGGACTGCTCTACTACGCCAATGTATGGCACCTGATTGCATGGTGCCGCCTGCGCAAAGACTACCGCGATTTCAGGCTTGACCGCATCATGGAAATTGAACTGCTGAACGAAACATTTGACCCTGATAAACGCCTCAGCATTTCGGCATACGTTACACAGCAGCAACGTACCGACCAATGGACCGAAGCCAAACTCTTTATTTCGGAAACCATGTACGGTTACATGCAAAACTCGCGCTACTCGATGGGTTATGTATCTGATGTAAAAGTACAGGGCGGCTACGAAGTGCTGTTTACCGTAACCTCGGTTAACTATTTTTCGCGCTGGTTGCTGATGATGGGTGCGCACGTGCAGGTAATTGAACCCGCATGGCTTGAAGATGAAATTAAAAAGCATGTGGCAATACTGGCCGAAAAATACCTGTAA
- a CDS encoding DUF1573 domain-containing protein — protein MKTFSFIRIAAVALVALTTACAPKGNGEVTPALVDNSATASSHAPSGELPKMKFDKDVHDFGTITQGDRVKCVFKFTNVGGSELVISSANGSCGCTVPDYPKKPIAPGQDGVINVEFNSEGKSGEVSKTVTLLTNCEPNTTILTIKAKILAPSAPAPAKP, from the coding sequence ATGAAAACTTTTTCTTTTATCCGTATTGCCGCCGTGGCACTTGTGGCGCTTACCACGGCCTGTGCTCCCAAAGGTAACGGCGAGGTTACGCCAGCGCTGGTTGATAATTCGGCTACTGCCAGTTCTCACGCACCCAGCGGCGAACTCCCCAAAATGAAGTTTGATAAAGACGTTCATGATTTCGGCACCATTACACAGGGCGACCGTGTAAAGTGTGTATTCAAATTCACCAATGTTGGCGGCTCGGAACTTGTAATCAGCAGTGCCAACGGAAGCTGTGGCTGCACCGTGCCCGATTATCCGAAAAAACCGATTGCGCCCGGTCAGGACGGTGTAATTAATGTGGAGTTTAACAGTGAAGGTAAGAGCGGTGAGGTGAGTAAAACCGTAACCCTGCTGACCAACTGCGAACCCAATACAACCATCCTTACCATTAAGGCAAAAATTCTTGCACCTTCGGCTCCGGCTCCTGCCAAGCCCTAA